From Deltaproteobacteria bacterium, the proteins below share one genomic window:
- a CDS encoding response regulator, whose amino-acid sequence MEKSPARRVLIVDQEPGIIATLQHLLNGAGYRTYSSGDGNEALDLIYSEPPDLILIARDLPGLGGDGVCRELKKENIFGHLPLLLMLSEGADPAGIDWSEVQADDVLVKPFKSEEVLMRVSLAFSRISRSLDANPLTRLPGNQSILKEVQRYLDGNLPFAVGYADLDYFKAFNDKYGFSRGDEVIRMTARVITNGVREHTPEGSFVGHVGGDDFVFLVPPDSVDCVCEEILKNFDLIVTTFYDEEDRMKRKIETVDRQGNPATFPIMSLSIAVVTNERRVFAHFGEISAIAAEVKKFVKGKKGSNYFKDRRTE is encoded by the coding sequence ATGGAGAAGAGCCCGGCAAGACGCGTCCTCATTGTCGATCAGGAACCGGGGATCATTGCAACGCTGCAGCATCTGCTGAACGGGGCGGGATATCGGACTTATTCCTCGGGGGACGGGAATGAAGCCCTCGATCTCATCTATTCGGAACCGCCCGACCTGATCCTGATCGCCCGGGATCTTCCCGGTCTCGGCGGCGATGGAGTCTGCCGGGAACTCAAGAAGGAAAATATCTTCGGTCATCTTCCCCTTCTTCTGATGCTTTCGGAAGGTGCCGATCCCGCCGGGATCGACTGGAGCGAGGTGCAGGCCGACGACGTTCTGGTCAAGCCCTTCAAGTCGGAAGAGGTTCTCATGCGGGTCTCCCTTGCCTTCTCCCGGATCTCCCGGTCCCTCGATGCAAACCCCTTGACCCGGCTGCCGGGCAACCAGTCGATTCTGAAAGAAGTCCAGCGCTACCTCGATGGGAATCTCCCCTTCGCCGTCGGATACGCCGATCTCGATTATTTCAAGGCCTTCAATGACAAATACGGGTTTTCACGGGGAGATGAGGTGATCCGGATGACGGCCAGGGTGATTACCAACGGGGTTCGCGAGCATACGCCCGAAGGGAGCTTTGTCGGTCATGTGGGCGGGGATGACTTTGTCTTTCTCGTTCCGCCTGACTCCGTTGACTGCGTCTGCGAAGAGATCCTGAAGAACTTCGATCTCATCGTCACCACGTTCTATGACGAAGAGGACCGGATGAAACGGAAGATCGAGACCGTCGACCGGCAGGGGAACCCCGCCACCTTTCCGATCATGTCCCTCTCCATCGCCGTGGTGACCAACGAGCGACGCGTCTTTGCCCATTTCGGCGAGATCAGCGCCATTGCCGCCGAGGTTAAAAAGTTCGTCAAAGGAAAGAAGGGGAGCAACTACTTCAAGGATCGCCGCACGGAATAA
- a CDS encoding HDOD domain-containing protein, whose translation MGGETQALRSKIEEVKNIPTLPGVVSKITSMIHDPHVSTEKLGRIISHDQVLSAKVLKLVNSPFYGFPGRISSVSHALVLLGFNVIKGMLISASVFDMMSRAMVGLWEHSLGCATVAGIIGRKLDETDSEEVFIAGLLHDIGKVMIKVTLPEDFEAILRTAREEGLYMREVEERMVGIDHAGIARWVAAKWNLPENIAEPMTCHHEPSRARNYRRRAAMVHLADLLIQAVGFGESGSPFVPPLDSRTFSILGVDLRFVETVLQELEEDMDSLSEFSLEV comes from the coding sequence ATGGGTGGCGAAACGCAGGCCCTTCGATCGAAGATCGAAGAGGTGAAAAATATTCCGACCCTGCCGGGGGTCGTCTCGAAGATCACCTCCATGATCCACGATCCCCATGTCTCCACGGAAAAATTAGGCAGGATTATCTCGCACGATCAGGTTCTCTCCGCCAAGGTCCTGAAACTGGTGAACTCCCCCTTCTACGGATTTCCCGGCCGGATCTCTTCGGTTAGCCATGCTCTGGTGCTTTTAGGATTCAACGTCATTAAGGGGATGCTCATCTCTGCTTCGGTCTTCGACATGATGAGCCGGGCCATGGTGGGGCTTTGGGAACATTCCCTCGGGTGTGCCACCGTCGCCGGGATCATCGGCCGAAAACTGGATGAAACCGACAGTGAGGAGGTCTTTATTGCAGGTCTGCTGCATGATATCGGCAAGGTGATGATCAAGGTTACCCTCCCGGAGGATTTTGAGGCCATCCTGCGGACCGCACGGGAGGAAGGACTCTACATGCGCGAGGTGGAGGAACGGATGGTCGGGATCGATCATGCCGGGATCGCCCGTTGGGTAGCCGCCAAGTGGAATCTGCCGGAGAACATCGCCGAGCCGATGACCTGTCATCACGAACCTTCGCGGGCACGGAATTACCGCCGCCGTGCCGCCATGGTCCATTTAGCCGATCTCCTGATCCAGGCCGTCGGCTTCGGCGAGAGCGGAAGCCCCTTTGTGCCTCCGCTCGATTCCCGGACCTTTTCCATTCTCGGCGTCGATCTGAGATTCGTTGAGACCGTGCTGCAGGAACTGGAAGAGGATATGGACTCCCTTTCCGAATTTTCCCTCGAAGTCTGA
- the mqnC gene encoding dehypoxanthine futalosine cyclase, which produces MTIRDSYIKEKIEQRDRLGFAEGLYLLNEVDLLTLGEWATEIRDRKHPDSIVTFVIDRNINYTNICINRCRFCAFYRAPDDPEAYLLTREQIFAKIEETLQQGGTQILMQGGLHPDLSLDWFEKLFSAIKEVYPITLHALSPPEVVHLSEVTGFSIAEVIRRLHAAGLDSIPGGGAEILEDRVRTALSPKKIGTEKWLAVMREAHRQGLRTTATMMFGSVEKREELIRHLLRLRTLQDETGGFTAFIPWSYQPGNTELAGETATGVEYLRILAVSRILLDNFDNLQASWVTQGAKMGQVALFFGANDMGSTMLEENVVAAAGVSHTMTPDEIVRLIGEAGFQPAQRNNVYEILKRFE; this is translated from the coding sequence ATGACCATTAGGGATTCGTACATCAAAGAAAAAATTGAGCAGAGAGACCGTCTGGGCTTCGCAGAAGGACTTTACCTCCTGAATGAAGTCGACCTGCTGACCCTCGGGGAATGGGCGACGGAAATTCGGGATAGGAAACATCCCGACAGCATCGTTACCTTCGTCATCGACCGGAACATCAACTACACCAACATCTGCATCAATCGCTGCCGCTTCTGCGCCTTCTACCGTGCCCCCGACGATCCGGAGGCCTATCTTTTAACCCGGGAACAAATCTTTGCGAAGATTGAAGAGACTCTGCAGCAGGGCGGGACACAAATCCTGATGCAGGGGGGGCTTCATCCGGATCTTTCTCTCGACTGGTTTGAGAAACTTTTTTCCGCCATCAAGGAGGTCTACCCGATCACCCTCCATGCCCTCTCCCCCCCCGAGGTGGTTCACTTGTCCGAGGTGACGGGCTTCTCCATCGCCGAAGTCATCCGACGGCTTCATGCCGCCGGTCTTGATTCCATCCCCGGCGGGGGCGCCGAAATCCTGGAAGACCGGGTCCGGACGGCCCTCAGCCCAAAGAAGATCGGTACGGAGAAATGGCTGGCGGTCATGCGGGAGGCCCATCGCCAGGGACTCCGGACAACCGCGACCATGATGTTCGGGAGCGTGGAAAAACGGGAAGAGCTGATCCGGCACCTGCTTCGGCTTCGCACGCTGCAGGATGAAACGGGCGGATTTACCGCCTTCATTCCCTGGAGCTACCAGCCGGGAAACACGGAACTGGCCGGAGAGACGGCGACGGGGGTCGAATACCTGCGGATCCTGGCGGTCTCCCGTATTCTCCTCGACAACTTCGACAATCTTCAGGCCTCCTGGGTGACCCAGGGGGCGAAGATGGGGCAGGTGGCCCTCTTCTTCGGGGCCAACGACATGGGGAGCACCATGCTCGAGGAGAATGTCGTCGCCGCAGCGGGGGTCTCTCACACCATGACGCCCGACGAGATTGTCCGACTGATCGGGGAGGCCGGTTTTCAGCCGGCCCAGAGGAACAACGTCTACGAGATACTGAAGAGATTTGAATAA
- a CDS encoding MTAP family purine nucleoside phosphorylase, with protein MTSLPPIRTLILGGSGAYTFPVDRFGSGKETVRVQTPFGPAAPIRIVEIGGEPVGFLSRHGETGYNVTAPFVNYRANIYAAKELGVERILSWSGPGAIADALRPGDLVLPDDMIDLTRNRPSTFYTGKGIGFIRMNPVFCPGIHEAFRKGLAALHLAVHEGGTYVCTEGPRLETPAEIRWMKGAGGDLVGMTLAPEAFLARELEICYAPLCYVTNYAEGVRPLRYEKGVLFEGTLPEEERQKMESTFNRFPEIMIQTLSHLAQLDRDCPCKDAMLRYRLRGDIGKNWHDWIG; from the coding sequence ATGACATCCTTGCCTCCCATCCGGACCCTGATCCTCGGCGGAAGCGGGGCCTACACCTTCCCGGTGGATCGTTTCGGTTCAGGGAAGGAAACGGTCCGGGTTCAGACCCCCTTCGGCCCTGCCGCCCCCATCCGGATCGTCGAGATCGGCGGAGAACCCGTCGGATTTCTCTCCCGTCACGGGGAGACCGGATACAACGTTACCGCCCCTTTCGTGAACTACCGGGCCAACATCTACGCAGCGAAAGAGTTGGGCGTGGAGCGGATCCTTTCCTGGTCGGGACCGGGCGCCATCGCAGACGCCCTCCGGCCGGGGGACCTGGTCCTTCCCGACGACATGATCGACCTGACCCGGAACCGACCGTCCACTTTCTACACCGGAAAGGGAATCGGCTTTATCCGGATGAATCCGGTCTTCTGCCCCGGGATCCATGAGGCCTTCCGGAAAGGACTGGCGGCGCTGCACCTTGCCGTCCACGAAGGGGGGACCTACGTCTGCACGGAAGGCCCCAGGCTCGAAACACCGGCCGAGATCCGTTGGATGAAAGGGGCCGGCGGAGACCTTGTCGGAATGACCCTGGCGCCCGAGGCCTTCCTCGCCCGGGAACTGGAAATCTGTTACGCTCCCTTATGCTATGTCACAAACTACGCAGAAGGGGTCCGGCCCTTACGCTACGAAAAGGGGGTCCTTTTCGAAGGGACCCTCCCTGAGGAAGAACGACAAAAGATGGAGAGCACCTTCAACCGCTTTCCCGAGATCATGATTCAGACCCTTTCCCACCTTGCGCAACTCGACCGCGACTGCCCCTGCAAGGATGCCATGCTCCGTTACCGTCTCCGGGGAGACATTGGGAAGAACTGGCACGACTGGATCGGCTGA
- a CDS encoding M48 family metalloprotease yields the protein MKTSAFDTARIVFLIFLILVTPDCARNPVSHHYEITLMSSAEEVTIGKEQNKAILKLYKKYNDKKLQKYIDTIGQKLVAVAHHRPFKYHFTLIDSGEINAFAMPGGYVYINRGILTQSNSEAEVASVIGHEIGHITARHHARQQVRAMGLSIGSMIATVFLGQAGIYLQRYIDLLFSGIYQSFGRQAELQADELGQEYAAAAGWDPRAETTFLKTLDRLEHGRDRSVFHGFFASHPETYERIEKAETRAGRILASARKPLKTGRKDLLRRLDGISYGNRPELGEFEDSLYRNAKFGISVRFPKDWENFSSEGIVVSRRPDTSEFVQLITAQPKKKHYLDQLTSKEDYFIKLREMAGQFEDKSGWRRNSESRTVINKIPTFVTTYQLQSGLGRFYSVQGHFIIVEKNLFILLAFVPVGQESLADYYFQKVFQSVRRLNEAEREALKPRIIRIHEVRKKETFESIAREYYGSDDKARQIAEFNGYASALYPAPGDLLKIIVRSKEVPKRGSPRNDEKDKKEE from the coding sequence ATGAAAACTTCCGCCTTTGACACTGCGCGTATTGTCTTTCTCATTTTTCTCATCCTGGTTACCCCGGACTGTGCCAGGAACCCCGTCAGCCATCATTACGAGATCACCCTGATGAGCAGTGCGGAGGAAGTCACGATCGGCAAGGAACAAAACAAGGCAATCCTGAAGCTCTACAAGAAATATAACGACAAGAAACTTCAGAAGTATATCGATACGATCGGGCAAAAGCTCGTCGCCGTGGCCCATCACCGCCCCTTCAAATATCATTTCACACTCATCGACTCGGGAGAGATCAATGCCTTCGCCATGCCGGGAGGATACGTCTACATCAATCGCGGGATCCTCACGCAGAGCAACTCCGAGGCGGAGGTCGCCTCCGTCATCGGTCATGAAATCGGTCATATCACTGCCCGGCACCATGCCCGCCAACAGGTACGGGCCATGGGACTCTCCATCGGTTCCATGATCGCCACCGTCTTCCTGGGCCAGGCCGGCATCTACCTTCAACGCTACATCGATCTCCTCTTCAGCGGGATTTACCAGAGTTTCGGCCGGCAGGCCGAGCTCCAGGCAGACGAATTAGGCCAGGAATATGCTGCGGCCGCTGGATGGGACCCGAGGGCGGAGACAACGTTTCTCAAGACCCTGGACCGTCTTGAGCACGGACGGGACCGCTCCGTCTTCCACGGGTTCTTCGCCTCCCATCCCGAGACCTACGAACGGATCGAAAAAGCCGAGACCCGGGCCGGCCGGATTCTTGCGTCAGCCCGGAAGCCGCTGAAAACCGGGAGGAAGGATCTCCTGCGCAGGCTCGACGGCATCTCTTACGGGAACCGTCCGGAGCTGGGTGAGTTTGAAGACAGCCTTTACCGTAACGCCAAGTTCGGCATTTCCGTCCGGTTCCCAAAAGACTGGGAAAATTTTTCTTCCGAAGGAATCGTTGTCTCCCGCCGTCCTGATACCAGCGAATTTGTCCAGTTAATTACGGCCCAGCCAAAGAAGAAGCATTACCTGGATCAGCTCACCTCGAAAGAGGACTACTTCATCAAGCTCCGGGAAATGGCGGGGCAGTTTGAAGACAAAAGCGGTTGGCGGCGAAATTCGGAAAGCAGGACCGTCATCAACAAGATCCCCACCTTTGTTACGACCTACCAGCTCCAGAGCGGCCTCGGCCGATTCTATTCCGTACAGGGCCACTTCATCATCGTCGAAAAAAATCTCTTCATTCTCCTGGCTTTCGTACCGGTCGGGCAGGAAAGCCTGGCCGACTACTACTTCCAGAAAGTTTTTCAGTCGGTCCGCCGCCTCAATGAAGCCGAACGGGAGGCGCTGAAACCAAGGATCATCCGGATCCACGAGGTACGGAAAAAGGAAACCTTCGAATCAATCGCACGGGAATATTACGGCTCCGACGATAAGGCCCGGCAGATCGCCGAGTTCAACGGCTATGCCTCCGCCCTTTATCCTGCGCCGGGGGATCTTTTGAAGATCATTGTTCGGAGCAAGGAGGTCCCAAAGAGAGGATCCCCCCGGAATGACGAAAAGGATAAAAAAGAGGAATAA
- the smpB gene encoding SsrA-binding protein SmpB: protein MSGKKIICTNRKAHRDYFFLDKFEAGMVLTGTEVKSLREGKANLKDSYAQVEGEELFLHSMHISPYTHGNIANHEPLRTRKLLMHKKEIRRLIGKIHEKGLALIPVSVYFVRGRAKVELALAKGKRQYDKRQDIKKREDKREMERAMKKEIRK from the coding sequence ATGTCCGGCAAGAAGATCATCTGCACAAACCGGAAGGCCCACCGGGACTATTTCTTCCTTGATAAATTTGAGGCGGGGATGGTCCTGACCGGGACGGAAGTCAAATCCCTCCGGGAGGGAAAAGCGAACCTGAAAGATAGCTATGCCCAGGTCGAGGGGGAGGAACTCTTTCTCCATAGCATGCATATCAGCCCCTACACGCATGGCAATATCGCTAACCACGAGCCCCTGCGGACCCGGAAACTTCTCATGCATAAAAAAGAGATCCGGCGGCTTATCGGCAAGATCCATGAAAAGGGACTTGCCCTCATCCCCGTCTCCGTCTATTTCGTCCGGGGCCGGGCCAAGGTTGAACTCGCCCTGGCAAAGGGAAAACGGCAGTACGACAAACGGCAGGACATTAAGAAACGGGAAGACAAACGGGAAATGGAACGGGCGATGAAGAAAGAGATCAGGAAATAG
- a CDS encoding ATP-dependent Clp protease ATP-binding subunit: MFERFTDKARRTIILAREEAEKHQHEYLGTEHILLGILRDDEGLHSKILKNLGINFDHLRLEVERNLPKGTDTLTFGEIPFTPKARKVLELAVEEARLLNHNYVGTEHILLGLVREEEGIAGNILRGMGASLLGARQQTINLLHQSSVRSKTPKPKSSTPALDEFGRDFTDLARRNELDPVVGRNDEIERVLQILSRRTKNNPVLIGEPGVGKTAIVEGLAQRIVNGDVPLGLTNRKVIALDLGSLVAGTKYRGQFEERLKIVLKEIVSSNNQIIIFIDELHTLVGAGAAEGSLDASNMLKPALARGEIQCIGATTFDEYRKYIEKDGALERRFQTINVNAPSVEETIRIIQGLRSRYEEHHNSVITDDAIEAAARYSDRYITNKFLPDKAIDVIDEAGSRSKLQKFTLPKELKEMQSRIKEITEQKNLYIHLQEFEKAARFRDQEDKIKEEFNAAKKAWREERESSKSQVDAEDIAYVISKMTGVPIYKLAEQESEKLLRMEEELHKRIVGQDEAIAAISRAIRRSRAGMKSRKKPIGSFIFLGPTGVGKTELARALAEFLFDSEDALIRVDMSEYMERFSVSGLTGAPPGYVGYEEGGQLTEKVKRRPYSVVLLDEIEKAHPDLFNILLQVLDDGRLTDNYGRAIDFNNTVLIMTSNLGTRQIGKGASLGFQQEGDATAMEKMREEVMSAVKKTFNPEFRNRVDEIVIFHPLDKEHISSIIDILIRQLNEEIIDKGFKIIVSDEAKEYLIEKGYEPSYGARPLKRAIQKYISDPIADEILKGHFKTAYAIRVTMKGVDLCFEGVTEQQLTEV; the protein is encoded by the coding sequence ATGTTTGAACGATTTACAGACAAGGCCCGAAGGACCATTATTCTTGCCCGGGAAGAAGCGGAAAAGCACCAGCACGAATACCTCGGAACGGAACATATCCTCCTCGGCATCCTTCGCGATGATGAGGGACTTCACAGCAAAATCCTGAAGAATTTAGGGATCAATTTCGATCATCTCCGACTGGAAGTGGAACGAAATCTCCCGAAAGGGACCGACACACTCACGTTCGGAGAGATTCCCTTCACCCCGAAGGCCCGGAAGGTCCTCGAACTGGCCGTGGAGGAGGCCCGCCTTTTAAATCACAACTACGTGGGGACGGAGCATATTCTCCTGGGTCTCGTTCGGGAAGAAGAAGGGATTGCCGGAAATATCCTCCGGGGCATGGGCGCAAGCCTCCTGGGCGCCCGGCAGCAGACCATCAACCTTCTCCATCAGTCTTCGGTTCGATCCAAAACCCCAAAACCGAAAAGCAGCACTCCGGCCCTGGACGAATTCGGGCGGGACTTTACCGATCTGGCCCGCCGGAACGAACTCGATCCGGTCGTCGGCCGGAACGATGAGATTGAGCGGGTCCTCCAGATCTTAAGCCGCCGGACGAAGAACAACCCCGTCCTCATCGGTGAACCGGGTGTCGGCAAAACGGCCATCGTGGAGGGGCTGGCTCAACGGATCGTCAACGGCGACGTCCCGTTGGGACTGACGAACAGGAAGGTAATCGCCCTTGATTTGGGTTCCCTCGTGGCCGGCACCAAGTACCGCGGCCAGTTCGAGGAACGCCTCAAAATCGTCCTCAAGGAGATCGTCTCCTCCAACAATCAGATCATCATCTTCATCGATGAACTCCATACCCTCGTAGGCGCCGGCGCCGCCGAGGGATCGCTGGACGCCTCGAACATGCTGAAACCGGCCCTCGCCCGGGGAGAGATCCAGTGCATCGGCGCCACGACCTTCGACGAGTACCGCAAGTATATCGAGAAAGACGGGGCGCTGGAACGCCGATTCCAGACGATCAACGTGAATGCCCCTTCCGTGGAGGAAACGATCCGGATCATTCAGGGACTTCGAAGCCGTTACGAGGAACATCATAACAGCGTCATTACCGACGATGCGATCGAGGCGGCGGCACGCTATTCCGACCGGTACATCACGAACAAGTTCCTGCCCGACAAGGCCATCGACGTGATCGATGAGGCCGGGTCCCGGTCAAAACTGCAGAAGTTTACTCTCCCCAAGGAGCTGAAGGAGATGCAGAGCCGGATCAAGGAGATCACGGAACAGAAAAACCTCTACATCCATCTTCAGGAATTCGAAAAGGCCGCCCGTTTCCGGGATCAGGAAGACAAGATCAAGGAAGAGTTCAACGCCGCGAAAAAGGCCTGGCGGGAGGAACGGGAATCGAGCAAGTCCCAGGTCGATGCGGAAGATATCGCCTATGTCATCTCCAAGATGACGGGCGTCCCGATCTACAAACTCGCAGAACAGGAAAGCGAAAAGCTTCTCCGGATGGAAGAGGAACTGCACAAGCGGATCGTCGGACAGGATGAAGCCATTGCGGCAATCTCCCGGGCCATTCGCCGTTCCCGGGCCGGCATGAAGAGCCGCAAGAAACCGATCGGGTCCTTTATCTTTCTCGGCCCCACCGGCGTGGGCAAGACCGAACTTGCCCGGGCCCTGGCGGAATTTCTCTTCGACAGTGAGGATGCCCTGATCCGGGTCGATATGTCGGAATACATGGAACGCTTCAGTGTCTCCGGCCTCACCGGCGCACCTCCGGGTTACGTCGGTTACGAAGAGGGAGGGCAGCTCACGGAAAAGGTGAAGCGGCGTCCCTACTCAGTTGTCCTGTTGGACGAGATTGAAAAGGCCCATCCCGACCTTTTCAACATTTTATTGCAGGTCCTCGATGACGGGCGGCTCACCGACAACTACGGCCGGGCCATCGATTTCAACAATACCGTATTGATCATGACCTCCAACCTGGGGACCCGCCAGATCGGCAAGGGGGCTTCCCTCGGATTTCAGCAGGAGGGAGATGCTACCGCCATGGAAAAGATGCGGGAAGAGGTCATGAGCGCAGTCAAGAAGACCTTCAACCCGGAGTTCAGGAACCGAGTTGACGAGATTGTAATATTTCACCCTCTCGACAAGGAGCATATCTCCTCGATCATTGATATCCTGATCCGGCAGCTCAACGAAGAGATCATCGACAAGGGATTCAAGATCATCGTCTCCGATGAAGCCAAAGAATATCTGATCGAAAAAGGATACGAACCTTCCTACGGCGCCCGGCCCCTGAAACGGGCCATTCAGAAATATATCTCCGATCCGATCGCCGACGAGATCCTGAAGGGTCATTTCAAAACGGCCTACGCCATCCGGGTCACCATGAAAGGCGTCGACCTTTGCTTCGAGGGGGTGACCGAGCAACAGCTCACCGAGGTGTAA
- the mqnE gene encoding aminofutalosine synthase MqnE, with protein sequence MNPLDSIQEKVKRDERISTEEARILLESKDLLGLGRIASIRRKAKNGKRAYFIVNRHINHTNICVNRCRFCAFSRNADAPDAYTMDLSEVLARAEAGAAEGASEFHIVGGLHPDLPFDYYLKLLSGLRDRFPKIHIQAFTAVEIDYFTKLTGRPLPEILRNLKEAGLGSLPGGGAEIFDPAVRNAICPEKISGDRWLEVMEAAHNTGLKSNATMLYGHLEDTASRIDHMARLRNLQDRTGGFQAFIPLAFHPGNTAIPDREITTGMEDLKLLAVSRIFLDNFDHIKAFWIMLGEKIAQVSLHFGVDDLDGTVEEEKITHAAGAQTSEALSKEMLVRMIREAGFEPVERDTLYRVSETNGR encoded by the coding sequence ATGAATCCTCTCGACAGCATTCAGGAGAAGGTAAAACGGGACGAGCGGATCTCCACGGAGGAGGCCCGAATCCTGCTGGAATCGAAGGACCTGCTCGGTCTCGGCCGGATCGCATCGATCCGGCGGAAGGCAAAGAACGGAAAACGGGCCTACTTCATCGTCAACCGCCACATCAATCATACCAATATCTGCGTCAACCGATGCCGGTTCTGCGCCTTCAGCCGGAATGCCGATGCCCCCGACGCCTATACCATGGATCTGTCCGAAGTCCTGGCCCGGGCCGAGGCGGGTGCCGCCGAAGGGGCCTCCGAGTTTCATATCGTGGGGGGACTCCATCCCGACCTCCCTTTTGATTACTACCTGAAACTTCTTTCAGGCCTTCGGGACCGTTTTCCGAAGATTCACATCCAGGCCTTTACCGCGGTGGAGATCGACTATTTCACAAAACTGACCGGCCGGCCTCTCCCGGAAATCCTCCGCAATCTGAAGGAGGCCGGTCTCGGTTCCCTCCCCGGCGGCGGTGCGGAGATCTTTGATCCAGCGGTCCGAAACGCCATCTGCCCGGAGAAAATCTCCGGTGACCGGTGGCTTGAGGTGATGGAGGCCGCCCACAATACAGGCCTCAAATCGAATGCCACCATGCTCTACGGTCACCTGGAGGATACCGCCTCGCGGATCGACCATATGGCACGGCTCCGCAATCTCCAGGATCGAACGGGCGGGTTCCAGGCCTTCATCCCCCTCGCCTTTCATCCGGGAAACACGGCGATCCCCGACCGGGAAATAACAACCGGCATGGAAGACCTCAAGCTTCTCGCCGTCTCCAGAATTTTCCTCGACAATTTCGACCATATCAAGGCCTTCTGGATCATGCTGGGCGAAAAGATCGCCCAGGTCTCCCTCCACTTCGGTGTCGATGATCTCGACGGAACGGTCGAGGAAGAAAAGATCACCCATGCCGCAGGGGCACAGACCTCGGAGGCACTCTCAAAAGAGATGCTGGTCCGGATGATCCGTGAGGCGGGCTTTGAACCGGTCGAGCGGGATACGCTCTATAGAGTGAGCGAAACGAACGGGCGGTGA